In the Ipomoea triloba cultivar NCNSP0323 chromosome 6, ASM357664v1 genome, one interval contains:
- the LOC116022454 gene encoding uncharacterized protein LOC116022454, with protein sequence MDPLPPNEQAYHGHIPYGRNPYYPSHPQPSYSHPHYYHGYHFPYPPPFHYSPPPPPNYYHEQAYVTQHFQPQRYPTYEIPPHYPQMHSDEPKHQTSENFASCDPATRSTRPFPPENSQIPLEQRLNDFIRETREENARLKEIITKEMLGEIQELRHETLSPLQTVESTLAKIMEMIQGGTDVNAITLRSGRALPDDVPPPPQSTPMEKSRVENEEITDSTQAEQTIEDELRKEEIQTQPSRKGKEIMQEPPPVPKAKLPFPQRFRTDIDNAKYDKFLQMLRQLHVDMPFIDALGEMPRYAKFLKDLLSNKKKLAETATVVLGEECSAILHKNVPRKLKDPGSFTIPCNIGGTTFNRALADLGASINLMPFALYRQLKLGTLKPTRMSIQLADRSTKYPRGIVEDVLVRVDKFIFPVDFVILDMDPDVEIPLILGRPFLETARALIDVGEGKLVIHVGDESASFDVTKIMKYPSDSDECFFVDYVHDEIDYLYEIPKVKRHDFNCF encoded by the exons ATGGATCCACTTCCACCTAATGAGCAAGCTTACCATGGTCATATACCATACGGTAGAAATCCCTACTACCCTTCACATCCACAACCTTCATACTCACACCCTCACTATTATCATGGCTATCATTTCCCTTACCCACCTCCTTTCCATTATTCACCACCTCCTCCACCAAATTATTATCATGAGCAAGCATACGTAACACAACATTTTCAACCCCAGAGATATCCTACTTACGAAATACCCCCTCATTACCCTCAAATGCATTCCGACGAGCCAAAACATCAAACTTCTGAAAATTTCGCGAGCTGTGATCCTGCCAcgagatccacacgc CCTTTTCCACCTGAAAACAGTCAAATCCCCCTCGAGCAACGCCTGAATGACTTCATCCGAGAAACGAGGGAGGAGAACGCCAGACTTAAAGAGATCATTACCAAAGAAATGCTTGGAGAGATACAAGAATTACGCCATGAGACACTTTCACCTCTTCAAACGGTTGAAAGCACTCTCGCAAAAATCATGGAAATGATCCAAGGAGGAACAGACGTAAATGCTATAACTTTGAGAAGCGGACGAGCACTTCCAGACGATGTTCCACCTCCTCCACAATCAACCCCAATGGAAAAATCCAGAGTGGAAAATGAAGAGATCACTGATTCAACACAAGCCGAGCAAACAATTGAAGACGAACTCAGGAAGGAAGAAATACAAACGCAACCTTCTAGGAAAGGGAAAGAAATCATGCAAGAACCACCGCCTGTGCCGAAAGCCAAACTTCCATTTCCTCAGAGATTCCGCACCGATATCGATAATGCCAAATACGACAAATTCCTACAAATGCTACGCCAATTACACGTCGATATGCCATTCATCGATGCACTTGGAGAGATGCCAAGGTATGCTaaattccttaaagatcttctatcaaataaaaagaaattagctGAAACTGCTACTGTTGTCCTAGGAGAGGAATGTTCTGCTATATTGCATAAGAATGtgcctagaaaattaaaagatcctGGAAGCTTTACTATACCTTGCAATATAGGAGGAACGACTTTTAATAGAGCCCTGGCAGATCTAGGTGCTAGCATCAATTTAATGCCCTTTGCATTATATCGACAGTTGAAGCTAGGAACCCTTAAGCCCACACGCATGAGCATTCAATTAGCTGACCGATCTACTAAGTACCCCAGGGGTATAGTAGAGGACGTTTTAGTCCGggttgataaatttatttttcctgtAGATTTTGTGATCCTAGACATGGACCCAGATGTAgagattcctctcatcttgggcAGACCTTTCTTGGAAACTGCTAGAGCTTTAATAGATGTGGGAGAAGGCAAACTTGTTATTCATGTAGGAGACGAATCTGCTAGCTTCGACGTgactaaaataatgaaatatcctTCAGATAGTGATGAATGTTTTTTCgttgattatgtgcatgatgaaattgattatttATACGAAATACCTAAAGTTAAGAGGCATGATTTCAATTGCTTTTGA